The segment GACGATCTCCCCGGTCGACAGGTTGCGGGTCAGCCCGGCCTGGCCGGTCGCGCAGAACGGGCAGTTCATGCCGCAGCCGGCCTGCGAGCTGATGCACATCGTGACGCGGTCCGGGTAGCGCATCAGCACCGACTCGACCAGCGTGCCGTCGAACAGCTTCCACAGCGTCTTGCGGGTGGCGTCGTCGTCGCAGGAGACGTGCCGCACCACGGACATCAGCTCGGGCAGCAGCGCCTCGGTCAGCTTCGTCCGGCTCGCCGCCGGGATGTCCGTCCAGGTCTCCGGGTCGGCGGACATCCGGCCGAAGTAGTGGTTCGACAACTGCTTCGCACGGAACGGCTGTTCGCCCAGCTCGGCGACGGCCTCCTTGCGCTCGGCAGGGCTGAGGTCGGCGAGGTGTCGCGGGGGCTTGGCGCCGCGCGGCGCGACAAAGGTCAGTTCTCCGGGCTTAGGCATGGTTCATCCAGTGTCGCAGATGCCGAACGGCCCCCGGACGCGGTGGCGTCGCGGGGGCCGTGGGGGCGAGGGGCCGGGTTCAGCTGCCGACGAAGGCGGCGAGCAGCAGCCAGACCACCGGGGCGGTGGGCAGCAGGGAGTCCAGCCGGTCCATGATGCCGCCGTGGCCGGGCAGCAGGGTGCCCATGTCCTTGATCCCGAGGTCGCGCTTGATCATCGACTCGGCGAGGTCGCCGAGGGTCGCGGTGACCGCCGCGCAGCCGCCCAGGATCAGGCCCTGCCACCAGGTGCCGCCGTCGATCAGGAAGTGCATCAGCAGCGCGCCGGCGATCATCGACAGGCCGATGCCGCCGGCCAGGCCCTCGCGGGTCTTGCCGGGGCTGATGGTCGGCGCCAGCTTGGTGCGGCCGAACTTGTAGCCCACGGCGTACGCGCCGGTGTCGGAGCAGATCGTGACGACCAGGAACAGCAGGATCCGCCAGGCGCCGTCGTCCGCGGCCAGGATCAGCGCGACGAAGGTGGCCAGGAACGGCACGTAGAAGGCGGTGAAGACGCCGGCCGTTATGTCGCGCAGGTAGTTCTCCGGCGGGGTGGCCATCCGGGCCACCATCATCGCCAGGCCGGTCACCGCGAAGATCGCCGCGGCCCACTGGCCGCCTGCGAAGTAGCCGGTGACGACCATGCCCACGCCGCCGACCAGCAGCGGGACCTGCGGGACGCGGACGTCCTTGCGCTCGGCGAGCCGGCTGGTGAGCTCCCAGATGCCGACGGCGACGGCGGCCGCGACGACCACCATGAAGACCGCCTTGACCACGAACAGCGAGGCCGCGACCACGGCCCCGAGTCCGACGCCCACGCCTATCGCGGCGGGCAGGTTGCGGCCGCCGCGCGGCTTGCGGGGCTGCTGGTCGGTCTGGGCCACGGAGGTCTCCTGGGCGGGGGGCATGAACTGAGTCTGTGCCGGGCCGCCCCCTCGTCATGCCGGAGGCCGCCGCGCGTGACCCGTTTGGTGTCGGCCGGGCCGGGCCGTCGGGGCGGCCCCGGCCGGAGCGGGGGCGGGCCCGGGTGGAGCCGCGCCCCGGGCCGGGCGGTCGGGCCGCCGGTCCGGGGCGCTGCGGGCGGGGTCCGGATCAGACCTCCAGCAGCTCGGCTTCCTTGTGCTTGAGCAGCTCGTCGATCTGCGCCACGAACTTGGCGGTCAGGTCGTCGAGCTCCTTCTCGCCGCGGCGGCCGTCGTCCTCGCCGATCTCCTTGTCCTTGACCAGCTTGTCGATCGCGTCCTTGGCCTTGCGGCGGATCGAGCGGACCGAGACCTTGGCGTCCTCGCCCTTGCCGCGGGCCTGCTTGATGTACTCGCGGCGGCGCTCCTCGGTGAGCTGGGGCAGCACCACCCGGATGACGGAGCCGTCGTTCGACGGGTTGACGCCCAGGTCCGAGTCCCGGATCGCGGTCTCGATGGCCTTCAGCGCGGTCTTGTCGAACGGGGTGACCATGGCCATCCGCGGCTCCGGCACGGAGAACGAGGCCAGCTGGTTGATCGGCGTCAGGGCACCGTAGTACTCCGCGACGATCTTGGCGAACATCGCCGGGTGCGCGCGCCCGGTGCGGATGGCGGCGAGGTCGTCCTTGGCGACGGCGACGGCCTTCTCCATCTTCTCCTCGGCCTCGAGGAGGGTCTCATCGATCACTGTGTGCTCCCTGTCCGGTTCATCTGCTGTTGTCCCGTACCGGTGCCCCGGACGGCTGTTGCTGCTCGGAACCCCGACGGCTAGGCCCGGGCGGAATCCTCGCTGATGAGTGTGCCGATCTTCTCACCCTTGACCGCGCGGGCGATATTGCCCTCGGCGAGCAGCTCGAAGACCAGGATCGGCAGGCCGTTGTCCTTGCACAGGGTGATCGCGGTCAGGTCGGCGACCTTGAGGTCGCGGGAGATCACCTCGGTGTAGTCCAGCGCGTCGAACCGGACCGCGGCCGCGT is part of the Kitasatospora cineracea genome and harbors:
- a CDS encoding phosphatidate cytidylyltransferase, translated to MPPAQETSVAQTDQQPRKPRGGRNLPAAIGVGVGLGAVVAASLFVVKAVFMVVVAAAVAVGIWELTSRLAERKDVRVPQVPLLVGGVGMVVTGYFAGGQWAAAIFAVTGLAMMVARMATPPENYLRDITAGVFTAFYVPFLATFVALILAADDGAWRILLFLVVTICSDTGAYAVGYKFGRTKLAPTISPGKTREGLAGGIGLSMIAGALLMHFLIDGGTWWQGLILGGCAAVTATLGDLAESMIKRDLGIKDMGTLLPGHGGIMDRLDSLLPTAPVVWLLLAAFVGS
- the frr gene encoding ribosome recycling factor; the protein is MIDETLLEAEEKMEKAVAVAKDDLAAIRTGRAHPAMFAKIVAEYYGALTPINQLASFSVPEPRMAMVTPFDKTALKAIETAIRDSDLGVNPSNDGSVIRVVLPQLTEERRREYIKQARGKGEDAKVSVRSIRRKAKDAIDKLVKDKEIGEDDGRRGEKELDDLTAKFVAQIDELLKHKEAELLEV